One window of Streptomyces sp. SUK 48 genomic DNA carries:
- a CDS encoding short-chain fatty acyl-CoA regulator family protein produces MSKTYAGARLRRLREERHLSQAEMARVLAISPSYLNQMEHDSRPLTVPVLLRLTETFGVDPGFFSERDTTRLVADLREALAGELAEARLSAADLADLAARMPAVAHVLLGLGRRNQLLAERLAQATDGRGADPELPRSPHEEIRDFFYRRRNYLHDTDLAAEALAEEIGIGPGEVLPALTARLADRHGVRLSVGAADHLHHYDAPTRTLHLSTRLRPGQRAFRLATQLALLEHGAEIDHLAAEDFTPGTPAHGLARIGIANYFAAALVLPYRAFHTAAEEVRYDIERLTDRYGLGYETVCHRLSTLQRPRLRGVPFSFVRVDRAGNMSKRQSATGFHFSRAGGTCPLWNVYEAFAAPGRIHVQVAEMPDGQRYLWTARAVARHRGGWGEPGKTFAIGLGCEIRHAHRLVYSDGLDLAGTSAATPIGMGCRVCERLSCPQRAAPPLGHRLHIDQDTSTFVPYRVTEPEG; encoded by the coding sequence ATGAGCAAGACGTACGCGGGCGCGCGGCTGCGGCGCCTGCGCGAGGAGCGGCACCTCAGCCAGGCCGAGATGGCCCGCGTGCTCGCCATCTCGCCGAGCTACCTCAACCAGATGGAGCACGACTCCCGGCCGCTCACGGTCCCGGTGCTGCTCCGGCTGACCGAGACGTTCGGCGTCGACCCGGGCTTCTTCTCCGAGCGCGACACCACGCGTCTGGTCGCCGACCTGCGCGAGGCGCTGGCCGGGGAACTCGCCGAGGCCCGCCTGTCCGCCGCCGACCTCGCGGACCTCGCCGCCCGGATGCCCGCCGTCGCCCATGTGCTGCTCGGCCTCGGCCGCCGCAACCAACTGCTCGCCGAACGCCTCGCGCAGGCCACGGACGGCCGCGGAGCCGACCCCGAGCTGCCCCGCTCACCGCACGAGGAGATCCGGGACTTCTTCTACCGCCGCCGCAACTACCTGCACGACACCGACCTCGCGGCCGAGGCCCTCGCCGAGGAGATCGGCATCGGCCCCGGCGAGGTCCTCCCCGCCCTGACCGCCCGCCTCGCCGACCGGCACGGCGTGCGGTTGTCCGTCGGGGCGGCCGACCACCTCCACCACTACGACGCGCCGACCCGCACCCTCCACCTCTCCACCCGGCTGCGCCCCGGCCAGCGCGCGTTCCGCCTGGCCACCCAGCTCGCCCTGCTCGAACACGGCGCCGAGATCGACCACTTGGCCGCCGAGGACTTCACCCCGGGGACGCCCGCCCACGGCCTCGCCCGCATCGGCATCGCCAACTACTTCGCGGCGGCGCTCGTCCTGCCGTACCGCGCCTTCCACACGGCCGCCGAGGAGGTGCGCTACGACATCGAGCGCCTCACCGACCGCTACGGCCTCGGCTACGAGACCGTCTGCCACCGGCTGAGCACCCTCCAGCGCCCCCGGCTGCGCGGGGTGCCCTTCTCCTTCGTCCGGGTCGACCGGGCGGGCAACATGTCCAAGCGCCAGTCGGCGACCGGCTTCCACTTCTCCCGGGCGGGTGGCACCTGCCCCCTGTGGAACGTGTACGAGGCGTTCGCCGCGCCCGGCCGCATCCATGTCCAGGTCGCCGAAATGCCGGACGGGCAGCGGTACTTGTGGACCGCGCGCGCCGTCGCCCGGCACCGCGGCGGCTGGGGCGAACCCGGCAAGACCTTCGCCATCGGCCTCGGCTGCGAGATCCGCCACGCGCACCGACTCGTCTACTCCGACGGCCTCGACCTCGCCGGCACCTCCGCCGCCACCCCCATCGGCATGGGCTGCCGCGTCTGCGAACGCCTCTCCTGCCCCCAGCGCGCCGCCCCGCCGCTCGGCCACCGGCTGCACATCGACCAGGACACCAGCACGTTCGTGCCGTACCGCGTCACCGAGCCCGAGGGGTGA